The DNA region ATAGCCTACTCACTTTGGTACTATAAGAACTTTAAGTTAACATATATTTATCTTGGAGCCAATGTAGGTGGTCCTTACTTATGTTATATGTCCTACATTGGGGAATGGTGTAGAAAAACGTTAAATTGCCCGTACTGTTGTTGTTCCTTATTAGGTCAGCTATATTACCTCAGAAGTGTAATGGATACGACTGCCTTACGGGTTTACTAGGTTATAAGTGGCTTTAAGTTGCTTGCCGCCGGATCACTTATCTGTGGAAACAGACCAGCTAGAACACTGAAGATTGCAATTACGTGACTAGATTAGAAGATTAGAAGAAGTGGAGAATTACCGTCTTTTGATAACCCAACAAAACCATTCAACTGAGCTTATCACTCTGACTGGGCAaaccacaaaacaaacacaagccTCCCATCTAGTGGTTAAGAACAACTTTGCAGTTGAGACAAATGCATATAGAGGTAAACAAAGATTTGCTTGAATGAACTACACAGGTACAAAACAGTTGCTATTTCATTGACATACCGCTATCACAAATATTTCCAGGGAATGTAGGCCTACGTCTTGATACTAAATGTACTGCAATtacataaatgtacagtaaataaatgtacatCAATTAATGGATCATTAATGCCACAGATACTTACATTGTAAGGCTCTTTATATGTGTGTACAACGCCCGCAAATGTCTTCAGGGAGGATTTGGGGATATGCCTACATGTTTTCATAGCACTATTGATTTAGTGTCAGTGCCCCGTGTGGTCACATTTAAAACGACATTTTTAACTAAAAGATTAGCTTcgtcaaatgtcttttttttacctgtttgtttttatttttgtaatatttttttttgtattgtcaaCACCATTGCCAATGCCACAGCTAGCTACATGACATTTAGGCTTGTCTTGCTAACTGACTAGCACCCAATTTTGCAGCTAAGCAAAACTGAGTATGTAATTAAGATTTTTGGATctatataaaagttttttttttttttttttttttgagaacccCAGAACCTTTTCTCATGATATTAAGTGAGATTCTATCAAAATCAAAGCTTTTATTCTCAAAAAGGACATTTATGTACAATTAAGAACTGTTAGGCCTGAACCGCTTAGACTTAGCTTCCTctctgtgaaatgtaatttgtctgTAAAATTAGCACATAACGTGCTGAAATagttttctcattttatttttatagcagcATATTCCCACCACAACTGGTTTTTAAAATACTGTCAACTTCATGGCCACCGTCATGGCTAGCTGCATGACATTTAGGCTAGTCTTGATAACTGACTAGCATCTAACTTTACAACTAGCAAATATGGTTGTGGCTCTAGCAAGTGCAAGGCAATTTTTGGAGAACTTTCTGAATATCAAAGCTTCTAATCtcaaaaagtaaatatttatgaGGTTCAGTATGAGCCCTTAAAACACTTAGCTTAGATTTAGCTTCCTACCTATGAATGAAATGTCATTTTTCAGTCAAATTTGCTCATAAGGTGGTTAAAAATGAATGGATATATCTCTGTCGTGGCATGTGTCATTAAGCATATCTATTTCTGCCATTTTGTGCTGACAAGTTGTGATATTTTTGGGAATCCTCTCTTGTGGAGACCATTTCAAAGTACCATAAGTGATTTGGGACTCTTAGCACTTGGAGTGCTGCCCTCGTCCGTTGGTTGCCATGGCCAGTTGCCAGGCGATGACTCAGCGTTTTGGCAAACCTTTCTGGCACAGCGAGCACTGGGAATAAACCGCCACAGCAGCATGGTTGCAGGTCATCCCCATGGCAACAGCCAAAAGCAACAGGAAGGCCACTGAATCTAGCTGGGTGATTTGTATGCAAAGAAAAGTTTACCTGAGACAAACTCCCAACGTTCTTTCAGTGGTACACACATACTCGGACAGAAGTGAAAGTGGCCAAGCATACTAAATTTTCTCTCTGATCTATCACCCAcaaacagaacacacacatatTTCACTTCTTGAATGCTCAAAAGGTCATGTGATGAAAGATTATGTTGTAATTGTCTTTGTAAATCCTTTTTTCGTTTTGAACACAATTGTTTTCTTAAGGTGCTTTTCATTTGCTTTTTTACGTGCTTGTACTTGATACAACCCTAAAAATTtactttgttggtgtaaccttatatattcagattaatttagtcatattaaataatactttGACTTGATTAAAAGCAATTAATGTTGATATAGCTATATTTTGTGACTGAAACCTGCAGAATTTTTAGCTTACCTGACAAAACTTGCCAAAATACTAGCCAACTCTGAAAGCATTCCTGCAAATTGCTTTATTAATCTCTGTATCTTCATATATGTGCACCAAGAATTTGCTGTATTAACTTCTACTACTTCACAGTAATCTATTTGAGCACAGCTGAATGTTGCTTTGTATTTCTCAATAACCAATGTTAGAAattgttacaatttaaataatgtatgattttttttttttactattttatttttactttataatattgttttatgAAATTTTACATGGTATTTTCATTGGATTATGATGATTTTtattgttcgctgtccttttctgcatatcgaggCGCTGTtttttggtccgttctgcataacgtggaggctcattttagcttatcgcggccgacccaccagcctgcttggttctcctgatggccagcccgcccctgatcagccccaaagtgtgtcggcccacctgGAAATGCCCGTTATGCCAAATTACCAGTCCatcttgtccactgcgtcttcagtggctctgatgccgggagaacatgaagactcttatgctAAATTTTACAGCCAAGAACAGAACAcatatgatgcttacgaagctgagacattattcttctcactgtatctgctccagcgtgggAAAAAATGGTGgcctgtgtgtagatcactcaggggaggatctatgataattgGTTGGAGTCCATCACCAGTCATGGGCGAGAcctgctctaacgtgatgtcactttagagcagaaacgaaaaccattcattttgacacactgatttcgattaatagaaatataagaaagaggagtgggtggacttttaacattgtggggaggttgtgtacacacacacacacactgccagctcacatttatgtacaaacaccatgtaaaagtgaattttgcataataagtccccattaatgtttaatttacctcaaaaaatatatatatttcagtgtaGTATTATAATTTAGTCCAAAACCATTTTCCCTTCAAGGTCAATGAAGTATactttatttcataaaaatatactttatatGTACTGTTTACTATATTTAAAAGCCCAAGAAATAATTTCAGTTAAAAGCAGGCAAGGAAAGATGGTGACCTTACATGACCTTCCATGAAGTTCACAATGCTAAAATCAGGCTGTTTTTAGGTATTCTTTTTGACTGATTTCAATTcaaagataaaacattttaatcacagATACTTTTGGATCAATAATATGCCTATTCAAGACCAATTTTGTGCTATGGGGCTAAGAAAAACATTTACACTGAATTTAAAGAGAGTTACCTAACCTCTATTTCCTCTATAATTggcagcaataaaaaaaaaaaaaatcattttttttttaatcacatttttacatatgcaaacatgtattacataacaaaaatgaaaatatatacccTGGCACACAGTAGTAAGGAAAAAGTAGTCAATGAGAGCATGTGATCTACAGTGTGGCTGGACCTCAAAATAGGTCTTCTGTCAGGGCACTACCAGTATCCCAGATTGCACTGTGCAGCCAATCATATGGCTGATACAATAGCAGAGAGAAAACAGGTTCTTTAAGCCAGTGGGCAACAATAGACCATTTATTCAGTTTTTTGTACAAAGGCAACACTTTGCAGGCagactttttttagtttttttataattGTGGCAATGTGCCATTGATTTCTGTTGACAGACCCTAACCCCTTTGGCATTGAAAAATGTGTTAAGTGCATTTTGAGTGGTGTTCAGTGTGTTGCTTAGAGTTTCTAgggggttctgggtggttgcttactggcccacgTCAAACTGTCTACCGTCAAGTTTCAGTGATATTCTGGTGCCAATATATGAGTCAGCTCCCTCCGTCAATGCAAGTGGGATTTTTTTTCACCCAGTATATCAGCTGCCAGATGGAAATCGCAAGTCTGATTGCCAAGAAAACTAATAGCGCAACTTTCCTCAACAATGatttgaggaatcattcataccatTAGCCTACTTAGGTATAGTAgatgtttgttttagttgttggGATTTTGGTTCATCCTTGTAAATTGAGTCTTTTGAATCCGTACACCAAAAAGATTCATTCAGACACCATTTCTGGAGATTACATAGTTGCGCCAGAAGGTGACGACAAAGTAGCATCTTTTATGCACTTTCAGTGAATCATTGAATCAACTGATTCATTTACAGTCGTGGACGTGAATTAGAACGAATAGTTCACTTTAAAGATTAATTCGAAATAGTGAATTGttcatgtattaaattatttaagtttGTTCAGTAATAGAAACAGCGATAACTTTGCTTAAATTTAGGCCTGAGTATAATcgcatgccttcagaagacttggaaaaacaGTTATTTTgaccacttttatgatgctttttcaAAATGGTCTCCTTATGTCTTCTACGGATCTCCATAATATAAGGTTTTCAGGTTTTACTGCCTTgtagggacatttggtcccctcaAAAACACAGTCACAGATTGAATCAAGAAGATCATTGATTCATCATGGCATAATAATGGCGCTCATGATTGAACGGTCATCTGAGGCAGTCCGCTGCAAAAAACACTCTCAGATCGCAATATGATCAACATGTGATAATAGGGAAAGAGATGGATTATTGATTTGTTCGCTGGGTGTTACATCCCACTGACCCCAGAGAAAGGCCGTCAGGACAGCGAGCCGCACACAAGATACAGTGTTTGCTGTCAACAACAGTTTGCTTGTGATGCGTATTTGAGGCcacaaagacacatttatcaagGCAGAAGAAAATCACGTCCGACAGTCGTGAACCATCTGGCCTGCTGGTCAAAGCTAGAGAACAGTAGAATAAAGAAATTGTAGGAACATAGCACCTGACTACATTCTTCTGCACCTCAACCTTTTTATACAGTGTATGACTTAACTTGGATCCTCAATATGAAATGCATTATACATgtgtatttaatgcattataataccTTAAAATAAACCTCATTGTTAGTTCTATGAAtgataacaattaataaaaaagatATACATAATAGCCAACTCATTCATATTTGTATATAGTCATGAGAGTTTAAAGCTAACAATAAATAGTTGAAAGTATGttgcattaaaacacattttaacaccaaatttcatgtgtttttatcatgtattttatttaaatgtgtcttCAGGTTGGAGTTGAGTGGCTGCCCCAGGTGGAGCAGTTTAAGTATCTCAGGGTCTTATTCACGAGTGATGGGAGAATGGAGCGTGAGATCAACAGACGGATCGGTGCAGCGTCAGCAGTTATATGGGCTATGTACCGGTCAGTCGTGGTGAAGAAAGAGCTGAGCCTGAAGGCAAGGATATCGATTTACCAGTCAATCtacattcctaccctcacctatggtcactGGGTAGTGACGGAAAGGATGAGATCGTGGATACAAGCGGCAGAAATTAGTTTCCTTCGTAGGGTGTCTGTCCTCAGCCTTAGAGATAGGGTAAGGAGCTCAGACATTCGGGAAGGGTTCaaagtagagctgctgctcctccACATCGAAAGGAGCCATTTGAGGTGGTTTGGACATCTTTCAAGGATGCCCCCCAGACGCCTCCCTGTAGAGGTATTCCAGGCATGTCCATCCGGGAGGTGACCCCGGAGCTGACCCAGGACAATCTGGAGAGATTGTATCTCTAgtctggcctgggaacgccttggtATCCTCCTGGGAGAGCTGGCTGAATTGGCTGGAAAGAGGTCTGTGTATCCCTGCTCAGactgctgcccccgtgaccctgATCAGTGGTCAATGGAAACCACCacatgtattataatgtattttaactttgtttataatataatatgttaTGATACAATAGCgtagattttgtttgaaaattGTGCGCGGGGGGGGGGTTCACCTAATAACAGTTCAAATTAATATGCAGATAAATAGAAAATGATTTACGTTgcatacattaaatatttatacactgtgcatttatacacaaacattcagaaaaaacattagaaatttcagaaaattacaattgTCAGCTTCACTCACCCTGAAAAACAACTGATAATTTTATGGAAGCCTTCAACATCTTCACTGACTCTACATATGGGCCatgtgatatattgaatattttctaaattaatttgaaagttTTGTGTGGGTAACAGACCTACAGAATGAAACtgcacatgttgtcagccactgacaGTGTCTTGTGAGACACAGcattttattcctgcagggggcgcttgacgctCTGATAATCGAATCttctaaaagcatttaaaaaaaatctggtctcatccagtaataattaatgattgtgattggcccatcctggcCAGCGCTGAGAAAGTGACAGGTACTACACGATACAGTCATCATGTAGCAATAGTTGGGCGATGCCAACTCGTACAATTGAGAGGGGGACTTCACTTCAGTTATTTATCTGATTATGACAGACTCACAGTCATGCAACGGCAAGGTACTATCCTAAATTATTTTCAGCGTTgataataaaaaatctaaaaacaagGTCAGATGCATGATTGGTGGGGGAGATGGAAATCACCCCCTTCACAGCATTAGTGGGACATATCCCCCCGTTCcaacaattattatatttaatattatattatattatattatatagtacAGGTTTCAAGTAAGGTGTTACTACATTTCTTCTCAAATTTCACACACAATGAAAAGTTTATATGGATTATAACCTAGACTGTCTATTCATCCTTTAGATGCAATATATTAAATGTTTCGTATTAAAGCTCATATGTATTCATAAATTGATCTTGCCTAAGgtaaaacacacaaattattattctgtaaaatgctttttttttccccttatCAGGTCACAGTCCCTGAAAATGTAATGTTCAGACTGCCAgaaatcagtgtgtgtgtctgggtgTCATATCTGTTTTATAGTCCACTAGTGTTTTGGCCACACGTCTGGCCAATTCTATAACAGAAAAGGATCGGCTAATTAACATGCCACACCACTCGCTTCCTCTCAAACACACCATTGTCCTCCACCGAGATTCCTGACAACAAAACACTTGTGTGAGCTTATGGACAGCAGAACGTCCAGTAAAGATAAAAAAGGGTAAACGTATGGAAAAGAAGACGATCTGGCATGTCTGATTTATTCGTAAAAGACTGACATGATTGTACATGTCCAAGGAAAGATCAAAAAGGTCAGACAAACttgctcaatcgacagtatttgtctctttatgttgattacctcatcgacttttctttaaaaaaagcaaaaatttaggttacagtgacgcacttgcaataaaagtgaatagctaaataaacatcctAAATAATGGTTAAATAAAAGTGTTTGGTAAATAGAAATTTAGAAAATGTCATTAGCTATAAACAATACAAGTTGATGGAAAATTGTGTGTGTGCCAATATTAATCTCTTTGTATCTCACTCTGAatgcatttatgtgtgtttgtagtgGAGTGAGAACAGGCACAGAAGCTCATTGGACAGTTGTGGTGATTGACAGGTCAGATTCTCAAAGCTACAAGCCCCTCTGTTACAGACCTATAAATAGACATCCATCTCCCTTTGCTCTGAATCGCCCCATTCCAACACTCTCTCTGCTGGTAAGtctattatcattatcattacaaTGTTTTTGCAGCTACCTTTGCTCTGAGCTTTCTGAACTATTGCAGAGTAATGAGTCGAAAATTACAAGGATAAAAACTAGGTAATTAACAGTCCATAAAGTTAGTCCAAATCTAAAACCTTTGATAAGCATTCAGACTTTCCCTGAAACTggtttcagacattttcatatatatttattgccTCAACGTCTACACAGGTCTGTAATATCAACTGTAATCATTCCAGAAAACGCCAAACGCCACATAAAGATGTCAAATTTGGAGGACTGCCTGGGAACTTTTATTGAGGTCTTCCATAAATACTCTTCGAAAGAAGGCGACAAGTACAAATTAAAAAAGAGCGAACTCAAGGATCTGCTCACTAATGAATTTCCAACTCTTATGGAGGTAAGATTACTGTAGTACTGTATGCACACTTTTTCACACTAAACTATCCCTTGAAAGTTCGAAAATCTTGGATTTACAATCAAAGCTTTATGTCGGAATGAATTTTTATGATAGACTTGAATTTGTCAATGAGAAACGTACTTGATTAAGATTTTTAAGCTTGAAAAAGACTTAACGACTTCgctgtttttgtaactttttattttatttttcagcatgTGAAGGATCAGGCTACAATGGATGGTTTGATGGAAAGCTTGGACACCGACGGCGACTCAGAGTGCGATTTTCAGGAGTTCATGACCTTCATAACCATGGTTACCATCTGTTGCCATGAGTTTTTCGAACACCATGAAGACGAATGAGTCGAATGCACAGTCTCGAAAAACGTGTCCATTTTTGTAGTTGTCATAAGTCACAATATAGTCCTTGATTGTGTTTTTTCTTTATCATATCATGTTAGAATTGGGGTTTTGTTTGGATGGAGTGCAGATAGATTAGCCTGTTCAACAATTTGTTTGCATTTGGCTCATTATGTTTGAATATGCAGTGACTTAAAACCAGTTTATAATTTATTATGAATCATCGTTCTATTCTTTTGcctaaacacttttttttgtccCTAACATGACCAGCATTATACCCACTGAGCGAAATGCAGACTTGTCATTTCAATTCCAGGCTGATTGTCAAATGTATTTCTGATTAGCTTCAAGCTATTTGGCTGTTATTGACTTATCGAATTGTACTGGAGCTTTCGACAAATCACACCATGCTTTAAATGAGCCACCAAagccaagggcgtagatttggtttgaacattggGTGGGGTTTGTACATGCTTGGGGGGtacctcaccctcaccctcatcctccctggaatctacgcccctgaccAAAGCCATGAACTAACTTATCCTTAGTTTGTTTGATGATTATGACCATCCATACATTTTATGTAGTCACCAATCTACATTGGGTCTACATCAAGTTCCCTGCtgaaaacatcttaaaccagcattAACTAGTTTGCTGGTCTGAATCGTTTTCTCAGCCTGGTCGGATCACTGGCTTTACCTGTCGACCTTCAGTAAACCAGCTTGGCCGTGGCTGGAAAaccagctagaccatcttaaaccagctatgaccagcaaaccaggctggtttaagatgcttTTTCAGGCATTGGTGAAACAAAACTTGTCTTTAATTCCCTGCAAACTTTACAAGCCGAGTTAAACTAAATATATTGGGGCTCATTTACGAAATACAAGCAAAacgaatttctgtgtaaatcattCAGAAATCTTTATGTAATTGAAATCGttcttatttaaattatatttagaagTTCGTCCTGCTTGTGCCTAAAATTgtgaatgaatgaaatgaaatgtaatgcaagagtgaaatgttgtttatgaaagttgatttgtttagttttacaaTTAAGATGTTAAATAAAATTCCATAAGTAACTTTAC from Xyrauchen texanus isolate HMW12.3.18 chromosome 50, RBS_HiC_50CHRs, whole genome shotgun sequence includes:
- the s100b gene encoding protein S100-B — its product is MSNLEDCLGTFIEVFHKYSSKEGDKYKLKKSELKDLLTNEFPTLMEHVKDQATMDGLMESLDTDGDSECDFQEFMTFITMVTICCHEFFEHHEDE